ACGCCCTCAtgttttacaagaaaaatatttttctgaaaaatgtATCGTGTTTCATTATTTGGCTATGTTGATAGAATTTGCTGGGAAGCAATtgtttagttttggttttaaatgaaaaataactctGAAAGAAAAACACGAACTAATTAGTGGTGGGATCCCTAGAACCGtaagttgttttttcttgtttttgtgtttttttttttattattataaaaaaaaaatttatcaccAAGTTTTCTCAAATGAACCAAAcatgagaaaatgaaaaaataaaataaaatttagaagcATAGTTTACATGAAACTAACGTAGTCCTTGAAAATTTACTGAATCACTAATTTAGTCGAGCGTAAATCTCACTTGAGATGGAAAAATCTGAGATCATCAGATGGATAGTCATGCATCATCACCTGGGATAGTCTGCTGGCCCATAAGGTTCAAACAATTCAGCAAAGAATCCCTTCTTTCTCTTAGGGTTCCATCCCATGTCTTTGCACATTCGATCATTCTACCATATATGAAGGGCGCTGATGCATGATCAACCAACAGGAATATTGCTTTATATATTGATCTCATTTTTCGGCATTATTTTCTGTCTCTTCTATGCAAGGTATCTTGAATGTGCCATCAAGAAGCTCTGCCAGCCACCGGCATCTCATCTCTGAGGTGCACAAGGTTGCAACACTTTCTGAGAATCCAATCACTGCGAGTTGTGGAATTTGCCTGTTTTACATATCACACAGTATTAGTCCTGTAATATTCTCGGTTAAATTCTCTAAGGCCACAAAAAATGgttaaatttaatgtttgatcATCAACGTGGATCAGTACTTCTTTTGGGTCAGTTGTAAGGGGACATTGCGTCCAGAAGTTATTGTCTCTTTAAATATAATGCCATCAACACATATTGCAGCCTAACAGTACTCTTTCCTGCAAAGCATACAAGGAATCACTGGATCGGGATCGGGATCTCAAATATCCAGTCCTATTATTCCTtagaaattgagagaaaaaaagaggtttTAAATGTTGTTCATCCTACAGTAATGATCGGTTTCTACTTAACataaaaagacataaaagaaaatcaactttTGTTGATAGAATAACAGctttaaaaattagattgaaagaaattatacagacaactttatttaaaaacaaactggTAGACATCTTTTTGGTATAAAAAGATAACATTATTTCAAACAAACTGATAGTCATCTTTTTGATAGACATCTTTTTTTGGTATTTCAACCATCACGATTTTTCGTTCATCCTAATAGTTCATATGCAAACTACTGTATAAAATGCTCAAGATACATTGCTGTATCGATTCTGCATGCTAAGGCCTCTCCATATCTTTAAGGTGAGACATAATCTGCAGGTCCATAAGGCTCAAACAATTCAGCAAAGAATCCCTTCTTTCTCTTTGGGTTCCATCCCATGTCTTTGCACAGTTGATCATTATACCATATATGAAGGGCACCGATGCATGATCTGCGGTAATATCGACCAGAATATTGCTTCCGATATTGGTCCCATTTTTCAGCATCTTTTTCCATCTCCTTTATGCTAGGTAACTTGAATGTGCTATCAAGAAGCTCTGCTATCCACCGGCATCTCATTTCTGAAGTGTACAAGTTCGCAACACTTTCTGAGAATCCAATCACTGCTAGCTGTGGAATTCGCGGATGAATGCATTCCCTGAAGAATAAAAACTCCCTAAGAAATTTTGGTCCTTGTACAATTTACACATCATGAAACTTGCCGACTTTTCCTGTTTtacaggtaaaaaaaattagtcctGAAGAGAGGAAAGGGAAAAACTATAGTAACCTGCAGAGAGGAACTGCTGAATCAGGGGACCCAAGTATGCAATCTTGAAACATTTTGGACTCAAAAATGTCTTTGAGCTTCTTTTCACCTTTAAATCCTGTAGCTAATATGACCAAGTCGGTCTCTAGTGTTGTATCCTCACCTTGAACTTTAATGCCTTCTTTGCAGAAGCTAAAACTGGGAGCTTTCTTCAGTATGATGCTTCCCTCTTCAACTTTATCATAGAATCCTTGTGGAACTGTTGCAATCAAACAAGAATTAAGTTCTTGAAGAAAACTATGCTTTGGAACCATTCCAAACTTTGCCAAACGGAGCTTCTTCTCGATATCGCTTTCGACGAATTTTGAAAATGCCAATCTCTGTGAATTTATTACAGATAAATCAGTCCAGTAGGACAACAAACTTTATGGTATAAAGCAAAGGGAAATTTACCAGAGGTGCAAGAATTGTTGCCAGCAGACTGAGTAGGAATCCTTCACCAGGCTTATGAACCATGAGCTCCGAGAAGCGGTTAAGATACAAATAAGGTAAGGGCACTCCCCATGGATTGTAATCAGGGATGTTCCAATGTTCAGTCCTGTATAAAACTCTGCAAGGATGTTCAACCCCTGCatatataaagataataatGACCATAAGATAAAAACTTTCTGTGCCAAATCTCAATAAAACTCGTACTATTTTGCTACCATTTGCTATAGAGCACTCCATTGCAATATCCATTGCAGATTTTTGGGACCCCACGACAGTAACTCGCTTGCCTCTTACAAAGTCTGTAGCACTTTCACAATCCATGTTGGCATAGTCCATAGAATGTATCACGTCACCATGGAATGCTTCCGGGCCCTTGTCAGGAGGGAATTCAGGAATGTTTGGAACATCACTGAATCGTCCAATGCAAAGGATGACAAAGTCCACTTGGTAAGCCTGTGTTTTTGCTAAATATTAATTAGGATCGTAAGGTTTTAGGAAAGAGCATGACTGAATTACAATCACTTGATCAAAACTTGCCGAAACCATGCACTTAGATCATTTCCCACGAAAAATATTGATGTAACTAATCACTAACATAGTAGATAGGCATACCTCAGTTGAAAGCTGGTTCTGTGTGTCCTGTGCTTCAACTATCCATTTCCCCCTTGAGCTGAAGGGCTCCCCATTTCCACCCCACAAGCTCCATGACTGCATCTCTTCATCGGATGCGCCTTGATACTTGATGCCAAGTACTTTAGTACTGAACTTGATGTGCTTAAGCAAGTCAAAATGATGTGCATATGACTGCAGGTAATCCAAGACTTGATATTGGTTCGGAAAGAGTTCCGTGACTGAATCTGGCCAGGGAAAATCTGAGAACTGATATGCTGGTTTTGGAGTCTGCAGCTTTGTAGTCTCTACTGTATTAATCCATGCTCCTCCAATGCTGTTTCTTGCTTCAAAAACAATTGGATTAAAACCCTTTGAGACTGTGTATTTACAGGCAAGAAGGCCACTAACACCAGCTCCAATAATTGCTACCTGTTTCTccattgcttctttttttttttcctttcctacaGCAGCTAGTCTCTTATGTACTTAAAGATCGATCGCAAGAGAAGTTTCTACATAATCTGCCAACCTTATCTACTTCTACTTCAACCAATAAACTTGTTTgacatccattttttttccactcgTATTAGTTTTTTCTCTGTTGACAAGAATGAGTTGATTTGATGCCTTACTTGTTGcacgatatattttttatatttttattcaatatcttaaatatttcattattattctattttaaataaaatttagattttaacaatttaataaatatcatgaattattgcctttgttttaattattgatgataaattttgaattattatttagttttattacttttgaaaatataatattttaaaaaattatgaaatagtatgtattttaaaataatttatttttttgttaagatttgATATAAATAGATTGTTTTTACAATATTACTGTTTCATTGCCGGTCATGAGATTCGGGTAAATACAAAACTCCATACTAAACATGTATTGCATTTACCACAGCCTCTTTTTTGTAGAAGTTGAATGAAAGTGCAATTCTCAATAGGATTACCTCCATGTCGATGGTAAGGAACAAAGACAGATGTAAATCCTAATTAAGAACGTAAGGGTGCTGAGAGATGACAGGGTCTGGTCAAGATTAATACAGCAAAATTAACATGGTAGACTCGTAAATAAGTCGGTTCTTCTAACATCAAATCTTGCTCTCTTAGCTCATAAATATTGTTTAATCTTGATCATTAAGCACCAAATGATATTTAATGGAACTCGCATGTTGACTCCAATTCCTGCATATCGAAAGCAATGAAAAATTAGATGGCTGTCTTTCGGTTAGGGGGAAAGTGGAATCATCCAGCAAAGTTATCCAGCGGCTACCCGCAGCTCTTATCGTTATGCTACAACCTGGCTAGAGATACTGAAGCCATTGATGCGGATCTTGTCTTCCTGTTTACCGACACAGATTTCAGGACCTAGCATACAATGCATTAATATAAATTGCTTAATATAAATATACTGTCCCCAtgtatatgtaaaataaattgaatttcaaactattaatatctaaaatatatattaaatattattctctCATTGAGTTGGTTTAACTCACcctctatttttaatattattttaagtttttaatttctgttaacaagtagattttattgagtGTTCCTGCTTCTTTGATTTTGATCAATATGCCTTACTTGTTtcgtgatgttttttttatacttttgatttgatattttagcCGCTCTAttattatcctttttaattaaatttggattttgaaaatataatgagtattatggattattgtctttgttttaattattgataagaagttttgaaatatcatttggttttattagttttgaataatataatattttgaaagattatgaaatgctgcgtatttttaaataacttgtacttttaatatatttgttcaGAAACTTAGCATATACAAGATGTTCTTACAACACCGCTCTTGCGTTGTCAATCATAGACCTGAATTCAGGTCATGACAAAGAAACTTGTTTAActtatccaattttttttcacttgtattatttttttctttgtcgaCAAGAATGAATTGATTGACgtgtaatattttttggatttttcaccTAAAAGACTTTTAGAAATTTCTTCCCAAAGTAATTAAGAACTCATTAcattaattatactatttttttttctatttttattgtatcaCAACAATGTACATGATTGGCCTCAGGTCCAAAGATGATTTCCTtgtaaaacttcaaaaaatgtGTAAGAATTTAATTAGTCAGGCCCGTGTAAGGACAGCCTTGACACCCTTATGTGTTGATCTCAGGAAACTCAAGTCATGCAGCTGTCCTTGATTTTTGATAGCCATAAATGGCTCACTTTGGCATTTAACCATTGATTTGAAGTACATTTCTGGGTCAAAGCTGAAAGACATTGCTTATAACTGCAGTGACTTCATCATGTTTTGTCTTCGAAAGTAATCTTATGGTCACTTCCTTCCACCAGCATCCAGTATTCCTGTAGCCAGGATAGTTCCCATCTTGCCTATGGCCTTTTCATGCTTTCAAGAATTatcttttccaattttttttcttggataagAGGTGTACATATACAAGATTAGCATTTTCAATACATTGAAAGTTAGTCTAATTTTACATAAAATGGAAAAAGGAAGAATTAAGATATTGTATTGCAATACCTGAACGTTGCAACGCGAGAATCAATGTTTCCACTCATCTGGACCATGACCATTTCCATCGCAATAAGTGCACCTTGACGGACAAAATCTAGCTACAGCATCTGATGTCAAAGGTTCTGGCAACGATATAGCCTCACCCAAGCCAGTGCCTGCACAGGAAATGCCTACTGCGAAAGCTGCACCATATCGTACATGAGGGTTGTAGGATTCCAATAGAAGGGAGACAATTTGAGGAGTACGCAGTTTCGAGGTGCGGTGGGATTTACCACAATTTACAGCTCCAGTGATATTAAAAGCGGAACATAAAAAATGTAAACTGAGGAGAGAACTAGAAAGCTAAAATCCAAAGAATAGCATGCTTAGAGCAAGTAAATGAGTAATTATGTTAATCAGACATGAGAAGCAATCAATCAATATCTGTGCTAGAAACTAGAAGCTAAGAAGCAGAGTGCCAAGGGCCAAGGGGCATATACTCGATGCCGGGCCTGAACATTAAAGACTGTATCAGGAACCTggagaaaaaaaggaacaacttaatgttgaaaCATGTCAATATAGGAAGGATTGCGTATATATTTTGTTGAACTTGTAAACATCTTGCTTGCATGCAAGGTTAAAACATTTCTCAAAAGACGAGACATAAGATACAAATCTGGTTACATGGAAGATATATATAGTTAGTTAACCACAACACTTAATAATGAAATATAACACATGTCTATGATCGATTGTCCTTTGGTGAGAAACTAATGTG
This region of Populus trichocarpa isolate Nisqually-1 chromosome 9, P.trichocarpa_v4.1, whole genome shotgun sequence genomic DNA includes:
- the LOC7474952 gene encoding probable flavin-containing monooxygenase 1 — protein: MEKQVAIIGAGVSGLLACKYTVSKGFNPIVFEARNSIGGAWINTVETTKLQTPKPAYQFSDFPWPDSVTELFPNQYQVLDYLQSYAHHFDLLKHIKFSTKVLGIKYQGASDEEMQSWSLWGGNGEPFSSRGKWIVEAQDTQNQLSTEAYQVDFVILCIGRFSDVPNIPEFPPDKGPEAFHGDVIHSMDYANMDCESATDFVRGKRVTVVGSQKSAMDIAMECSIANGVEHPCRVLYRTEHWNIPDYNPWGVPLPYLYLNRFSELMVHKPGEGFLLSLLATILAPLRLAFSKFVESDIEKKLRLAKFGMVPKHSFLQELNSCLIATVPQGFYDKVEEGSIILKKAPSFSFCKEGIKVQGEDTTLETDLVILATGFKGEKKLKDIFESKMFQDCILGSPDSAVPLCRECIHPRIPQLAVIGFSESVANLYTSEMRCRWIAELLDSTFKLPSIKEMEKDAEKWDQYRKQYSGRYYRRSCIGALHIWYNDQLCKDMGWNPKRKKGFFAELFEPYGPADYVSP